GTCATCACCATCGCCGCGCTCGTCGAGTGGCTGGACGCGGCCGACCGGGCGGGGAAGTCGCCCACGGAAGGAACGACACGATGAGCGGAGCGGGAGCTGCGGAGCGCGGCCACGTCGACGGCACCGGGGTGCGGGTCGCGATCGTCGCCGGGCAGTGGCACGACGTCATCGCCGCGGGACTCCTCGCGGGGGCGCAGCGCGAGGTCGAACGGCTCGGTGCGACGGCGACCGTGATCCCCGTGCCCGGGAGCTTCGAACTGCCGGTCGTCGCGAAGTCGGCGCTCGAGTCCGGGTTCGACGCGGCGGTGGCGCTCGGGGTCATCATCCGCGGCGGCACCCCGCACTTCGAGTACGTGTCGGACGCGGCGACGAGCGGCCTCACCCGCGTCGCGATCGAGACCGGGAAGCCGATCGGCTTCGGGGTCCTCACCCTCGACGACGAGCAGCAGGGCATCGACCGCGCGGGGCTGCCCGAGTCGAAGGAGGACAAGGGAGCCGAGGCCGCGCACGCCGCCATCGCGACCGCGGTCACGCTCCGGTCGCTGCGCGTCCCCGCCTGACCACCGCGTCCGCGCGCCCCGCAACGCTGCACGACCGAAGACACCCCGCACCACGTTCCGACGCGGTTCGGGGTGTCTTCGGTCGTGCGCGAGCCGTCGAGACGCGTGGAGCGGGCCGGGTCAGCTGGCGCGCCGGCCGGGCGGGCGCGCAGTCGGCAGGCCGGCCTGCGTGACGAGTGCTGCGTGGCGGGCCCGAGCCGCGCCTCCAGGCCGTGCGCGCAGCGGAACGACGACGGCCCCGCACCGATGGGTGCGGGGCCGTCCGTGCCGTGCGGTGGTGACTACCGCTTGCCGAACACGTGGATCGGCAGGAAGAACGAGATGCACATGAGGATCAGGCCACCCATGAAGACGAACGCCTGACCCGACGCGACCTGGAACGCGAAACCGAACAGGTACATCGACACCAGCAGCAGCAGGATCGAGAAAACAGCGGCGATGACGCGGCCCACGGTGGTACCTCCGGAATCAGCGGGTGATGCAGTCGCCAGTCTATCCCCAGGAGCGCGGGTGCTGGTTCACGCCGCGGGCTTCGTCGCGATCAGACGGTCGACGACGGCGAGCAGGGCCTCCATGTCGACGACGCCGCGGGTCGGTCGGACGTCCGTCGTCGCGCCGAGCGAGGCCTGGTGGTACAGCCCGTCGCCGAGCAGCTTGACGGCCTGCGCGGTCGGCTCGTCGCCGAGCTCCTCGACGAGGGTCTCGAGCCAGGCGTTCTCGGTGTCGTCGAGGGTCCGTCCGGCCTCCTCGTACCCGGCCTGCTGCAACCGGCTCGCTGCGAGCAGGGCGAGGTCGAGCTCGCTGCCGACCCACTGGCAGTTGCGGACGAAGTAGCGGGCCACACCGTCCTCGGCCTCGCGCATCCGCTCGACGTCGATGTGCGACAGGTCGGAGAGCCGCTCGCACAGCCCCTCGACGAGGGCGGCCTTCGAGCCGAAGTGGTAGAGCAGTCCGCCCTTCGAGACGCCGGCGCGGGCGGCGACGGCGTCGAGGGTCGCCGGACGCTCGCCTTCCTCGCACACGATGGCGACGAAGCTGTCCAGGACACGATCGCGGGCGCTTGCCATGCCGGAAGTCTGCCATGCGCGGGACCGGGCGGCGCGCACCGGTCGCGCCGCGACCGGGGGCCGCACCGTCGCCGGGCAGCGCGCAGGCGCCGTGGGCCATCCTCCACGGCGCCTGCGGGTCGGGTCAGCCCTTGAGTGCTCCGGCGGCGATGTTCGCGATGAAGTGCCGCGAGCCGATGATGAACACCCCGATGAGCGGGAAGACGCTGATCACCGCGCCCGCCATCACCGAGCCGAGGTCCGTCGCGTTCACCGAGCTGAGGGAGGCCAGCGCCACCTGGAGCGTCTGTCCCTTCGGATCGATGAGCACGATGAGGGGCCAGACGTAGTCGTTCCACGAGCTGATGAACGTGAAGATGCCGAGGAAGGCGAGGCCTCCGCGGAGCATCGGCACCGCGATCGACCACCACGTCCGGAAGAACCCGGCACCGTCCACCCGCGCGGAGTCGATGATCTCGTTCGGGATCGACCCGGTCGCGAACTGCCGGAGCAGGAAGATGCCGAACGCGTTCGCCGCCCCGGGGACGATGAGTGCCTGGAGCCCACCGATCCAGCCGAGGTGCGCCATGAGGACGAAGCTCGGCACCAGCGAGAGGCTCCCGGGCACGAGGAAGGTCGCGAGCATGACGGTGAAGAGCGACCGCTTGAACGGGAACTCGTACTT
This is a stretch of genomic DNA from Curtobacterium sp. 458. It encodes these proteins:
- the ribH gene encoding 6,7-dimethyl-8-ribityllumazine synthase, producing MSGAGAAERGHVDGTGVRVAIVAGQWHDVIAAGLLAGAQREVERLGATATVIPVPGSFELPVVAKSALESGFDAAVALGVIIRGGTPHFEYVSDAATSGLTRVAIETGKPIGFGVLTLDDEQQGIDRAGLPESKEDKGAEAAHAAIATAVTLRSLRVPA
- a CDS encoding TetR/AcrR family transcriptional regulator — encoded protein: MASARDRVLDSFVAIVCEEGERPATLDAVAARAGVSKGGLLYHFGSKAALVEGLCERLSDLSHIDVERMREAEDGVARYFVRNCQWVGSELDLALLAASRLQQAGYEEAGRTLDDTENAWLETLVEELGDEPTAQAVKLLGDGLYHQASLGATTDVRPTRGVVDMEALLAVVDRLIATKPAA
- a CDS encoding carbohydrate ABC transporter permease; its protein translation is MSADTAPSTTNTAAALGRPNAAADRPDDHRRGFRHGWVGRLVTHLCLIVGVVLSIFPFYWLLVMSTSSNAQIFGYPPSLWFSDHTMQNLATVFSSVDMLRALGNTVLVSGATAVLVMLFDSLAAFAFAKYEFPFKRSLFTVMLATFLVPGSLSLVPSFVLMAHLGWIGGLQALIVPGAANAFGIFLLRQFATGSIPNEIIDSARVDGAGFFRTWWSIAVPMLRGGLAFLGIFTFISSWNDYVWPLIVLIDPKGQTLQVALASLSSVNATDLGSVMAGAVISVFPLIGVFIIGSRHFIANIAAGALKG